AGATCACTTCTAATTCTGACATAACAAAGCAATCGTGTTCACCAGTAGTTACCAACATTTACACCATAATCACAAGGGAGCAAAGGAATCATTTGCCCAGAGAAGGCAGCAGCTACTAAACCTTCAGTATCTGAATACCATTGGTTACAACATGACATTTATTAGAATGATGATATGCATAACAGGTACAACTAAATGGGTTTGTCAAACCCCCTATTACTAATGACATCAAATGGGAAGAGTGGAACAGAAACAATACCGGTAGAAATACCCTGTCACTTATATACCATAAAACAAGCACATTTGTATTAAAAATCAAAGCAAAGGCGAGATCTACCGAGAGAGATTTACCTCCTCTCCCTCTTCGTCCGAATAACCACTTCAACATACAAAAATCTCACAACAAGCATAGCTAAGACAAGCATCTGCCGACTATACGCTATGGTACCTCACTAATCAGCTTTCACCGAAGCTGAAGTTTCGGCTGCTGTAGGAGAGGAGCACACGTTGTGCAACACCTTGCTATCAGAGGAACAGTGTGACGTTTTTAACTTCTTGAACTTCCATACAGATGTAATCTTCATCGGCGCCACACCATCACCTGGGGCCTTTGCATATGTTGGACTCCCATGCTTTTCTGTTCCATTTCCATTCAACTTTGATTCATCCTGTCCTATAGGTTGCACTTGTACAGAGGGTTCTGTTTCTCTGGGCTCTTCTGTTTCTTTATTGTTATGTTGGTTCAGGAGGAGTTCCTTCCTCCTGATCTTCACTTTTCGGCCGGCGCTCAAGTTTCCAGCCCCAACCCCGTTATCAGCAGCATTGCCGCTACTCTTCGCAGCATGCTTAGATGGGTCATCGCCACGATCCTCATGCTTGAACAATGGAACAGTTGTCTCACTAGATTTCCCCTCAGAGCATCCATTAGGTAAGCCGCCACCAGCCTCAATTGGCGCATGAGTTGAAGAACCATTGCAAGCATTGCCGCCACCCTCACCGTTACCATCACCGGGGGCAGCTCCGTCTTTGCCATCACCAACGGTGCCACGAGGTCTCTTGGGTGGTCCAGTGTGAGAGATCCTTGGCGAGCTATTCATGGCACGGTGCAAATTGCGTGCGATCTCTTCGTCGGACTGCTTGCGTCTCCTAGGCTTGGGAGCATCCCCCAGGGTTCCATTGGGCCTGTACAACATCTTGACCTGGACATGCTTCTTCCTCGACTTGACCTTGAACTGGAGGCCATTCCTGGACGCGCCGGTCCTGGAAAAGGAGTCGAGGAACTCCATAGCAGCCCGCGCAGCTGCCCTAGCCTTGGCGGCCACGGCCGCcttctccgcggcggcggcgcgggcggccgcggccgcatcGGCAGCGGCTTCAGCAGCCGCCCTCGCAGCCTCGATCATTTCCTCTGGCGAGGAGCCCGAGGCGTTGGCGGCGAGCGCCATCTCGCGGAGGCGGGCGGCGAGATCGCCGGAGGCGAGCGGGGACGGGAGGGGGTCGGCAGCGTCGCAGGCGGTGGCCGCCGTCCTGAGCCCGGCCAGCAGCCGCTTCCGCGGTGGCAGGTGGGTGTTCAGATCCGACGGCTCCATTTCCAGATCACAATTCAAATCATCTCGCCGATGCACCGCAAGATCGAACGCAGCCGCCGATGGAAACAGCTAAATCTGTGCTCCCATCCCGAACCAAGCAAAGGTGAGGCGAGGTCCTAGCCTAGCAGGCAAATAAAAATGATTGCTTTAGCATCAGAAGCATCGAAATCTGCGTCGAATTAGGAATAGGAGTGGAGGGGGAGAGAAACCCTACCTGGGGGTGCGCGGGCCGGACAAAGATCGGCGGGTAATTGGAGTGGATTTTGTAGGTAAGTCCGGCGTTGCGACCTgtgagggaggaggaagaagaggcgaCGAGGGGATCCCCCAAAACCCAAGGCAACACCAACAGGagggtggtggaggtggaggaacAGATCAGGCTTGAGAGCCAcagttttttcttttcttttcttttcttttcttttcaccAAGCATTGGAATTGGATTGCTGCTCCAGTTTTCCGGCACAAACACATAAAAAAGATGGAGACGCCCCATCCTCTCTTTCAGGTTTCATCGGAACTGTCTGTCTGTATGTTATTCCAAATATCAAACCCATAAGCAAAAGCAACTTAATCAACAATTCATAATATACACATACATTATTCAAAAATAATAACTCATGCTATACCACCCTCCAATAAGAAATAATTATGCACCAAGAAGTAATTATATTTTTCATAGTGAAAAATAACTACTTATCTTTTGTAAAAATTGATTACATGAGAAATGAGTACCCATGATGAGGGACAACACGAATGGATAGGAATGAACCTAATCAAGTATAGTATGGTCAATGGGTTACCAGCAGAGACGCTACTAATAATATGGTTGCTTCTGATTAATGGAGCTACGAACTAGGGCAACCACACTATGATGAGCTCATTGCATGTTTTGAGATTCATGAATTTCGTTTAGGCTGGATCCGTGAGTAACAGGTAATTTGTTTCTCCGCTGCAACACACGCAATAACATCGCCAATCGTATTCACCGTGGCTTTGCATAACCAAATCACTACCTATGAGTCGTCTGAAGAGGATCCCCAAGGTTTGATCCGGTGACAATGACATCTTGATCACTAAAAGCTTCTTGGTGCCGACCTTCTGTAGCTTGCGGCTCTCTCTTGACAAATGCTCTCGCCAGCAACAGCTATAATCCTTGTACTGCAGTTGAGCCCATGAAGAGACCAACAAAGGATGATGAAAGAAGTGGTACAATCCCATATATGTTAACCATTTACCGTCATCCATCAAAATTGGCGCCACGTCATCTTAAATCCAGTCAAATGGAGTTAAGAGAAAACACTCCGGTTTTTGTAGTTGACATACTATGATATAAATCTGGTTCAAATGGAGTGGAGGAGACAAAATACCTGGTTTTAGTGAACTAATGATTTATGTCTGATATACTACGAGTAGGGTGGAATCTCGAGCTAAGACAATAATAAGGTTTGGAGGTAAATATGAccctcttttttttcctttcagtCTCTGTATAAGTTGGTTGGTATTTTTTTTGGAGGCTATTTTGGACTATTTTGGGCCGAGATGAATAATAGGCTGGTGGTGGAGATCGATGGACGCAGGTGGGGCAAGACCGGTCGGTGGGTGGGCCCCACACGGACCGGGCTTTCCAACGGCCACCGAAAGAAAGGCGATGCTACGGCCCAAAAAGTCGGGTCAACGGCGCGTTTCTTTTCTATTCTAATTGGATGTTCTCCAACTGAATTCCATCCCATCTGTAGATGAGCCGAGGGATGGAGGTGGGGGGTGGATCGTCCGCCGCACGCCACGCCGGCGGCGACAGCTCCAGCTGCTCACATCTACATGCACACCCGGGGCCTCTTCAGTCTCCTCCTGCGGCTTCCATCTGCCTGGTTCGAGCTGGATAAGGAAGAAGAGCCAAGAAGCTCGGCCATGTCAGAAGGCTGCTAGAGGAATTCTACGGCCACACCGACGCGAATGCGGACGCCCTTATTGTTGGGGATCGCCATCCCCGACAGGGTCTCACCGAAGGTTATGCCGAAGGTTTCGTGAAACCTTTGGATGGTTTAAAAGGTATTACATGGTTTTTGATTTGTCTTGCAGGACTAGCCCTTTCAGTGATGGTCGAAGGTTTGCGCCTAGCTGAACGTGCGAATGTTACATTGTGACCATCGGCAAGGATGGACCAACCGCTTGGACCTGTGACGAGCACATCGGAGGCTAAGGCCGACTTCTAGGCGACGAAGGAATCATTTGCACAACCTTCGACGATGCCAAGACCTCGAACGACGGATCGAAGGTTTCATGGAACCTTCGATAACACATGGGAAGCCTGATTACCTTCTAGTGAACAACTTGTACACGCCAACGTCCGGAAGTGACCCAAAAACCAGAATATCCTACGGATATTCGGGGTAGGTAGGGGTATTTTTGTACTATGTAACGAAGgtagggggtataaatacccccaccTTTTACGGTAATCGGGATGAACTTTTAAGATTTTGAGAGCGCATATAAAGTTATTCCGTTGACTCAGAAAACCattatcatttttctatttgGAAAATATCCTTCGGATCCTAACAGAGACGCCCACTGTGTTCTCATCTCGACAAAAGAAAAACTTCTATGGCACCACCAAAGAAGAAGACCATGAGTTCCGAGACAATCACTAAGCTTGAGCCAATGGCACCAAACACTAGCCGTCCGAATGAGGAAACTCTACCTCTGATGCAAGGCCAAACCCTCAGAGCCCAGAACTAAGACCCTCGAAGATACTGCTCCACAAGAACCAGTAGTAGAGCCCACACTGATGGAGGTTCCAGCACAACTCAAAGCCGTGGAGAAAGCAAATGGTAAAATTAGCACTCAAGTAGCGGCTAAGAGAAAAGAAGCCCAAGTGGCCAAGCAGCTGGCTGATGCCAAGCGCAAGCTAGCAGAGATGCAAGCAGAGCTCGATAACCTTCGTAGAGCTCAATAAGAGTTTGAACAAGAGGAAATACCTTCCGATAACCAAACCACAAACCACTACATAGAAAACCATAGCCCCTACCATGAAGTGTACCAtcatcacgaagatcgtttccaaATAAAAACCCACCGACCATCACCCCCACCACAAGCATTCGATCCTAGTTCACCACTGTCGATGACCCTGTAGCAAGTTCCATGGCCGCAAGGCTACAAGCCTCTCCAGCTTCCAAAATACAACGGCTCTGTAGACTCAACCTAATTCCTTATGACATATGAAGTCACAATTGCATCTGCTAGAGTGGATGATTCCATCATGGCTAAGTCATTCATCGTGGCTTGCGAAGGTCCAATCACTACCTGGTACTCCTATCTACCACCAAGGTCCATCACGAGCTGGTGTGATCTCAAAAACAAACTCAGACAAGATTTCTAGTGGTTCAGGAGGGATGACTCATCCACAGCCGATAAATTCCGATACCTCCAGCAGGACAAAGAACCACTCTATGACTACTTCTAAAGGTttgtccagaagaaggcacaaACCCTAAACTTTCCAGAGCGCATGGCAATCAAAAAATGCATCGAAGGTTTACTGCCAGGGCCACTAGCATCTCATTGTCAAGAGAATCTCCAACAATTCTTCGAGAGTTATATGCAGAGATGGAAAAGTATGCAAGATCCAACGCAGATCACAAGAAGAGGGTAGAAATGAGAAAAATGATGAGGCACAACTCTCAACCAGGATGGCATAACCCAAACCACTACAACCCTCGACCATAGAACCCACAATACATCCTCCCAGTCCAACCTCAACAAGAGGACGAGTCCCAAAGTATCCTGCCCTTCATTACCCCAACTAAGCGTCATTGGACCGGAGCAAAACAAATCCTTAGATATCTAAATGGTACTAAGGATCTTGGCTTATTCTTTCAGAAAACTGATAATTCTAACTTGGTTGGATACACTAATGCAGACTATTTGTCTGAGATCACGAACAGGTTTTGTATTCCTTCATGAAGGAACTGCCATATTATGGAAGTCATCTAAACAAACATTAGTAACTACCTCCGCAAATCATTCTGAAATCATTGCACTATTTGAAGCATCATGTGAATGCGTGTGGCTCCGCAGAATAATAAACCACATTGAACAACCTTGTGGTATTGGTTCCTCAGAATCACCTACCATTATCTATGAAGATAATGCTGCTTGTATGATAAATATGCAGACAGACTACATCAAGAGCAATATCACCCAACATATTGCTTCTAAGTTGTTTTATCCCCATGAGCTTCAGCAAAGTGGAGAAATAAACATTTTATAGACAAAGTCTTATGATAATCTGGCAGATCTCTTCACCAAATCCCTACCTACTTCCATATTCGAGAAATATGTTAAAGGGATTGGTATGAAACAGCTCAGAGACTTGCAAGCTTTATGGGGAGACCCTCTGAATGATGGATCTTGTTAGACGCTTCACATTGTACTATTTTCTTTTATGAGTTTTTACCATCAGATTTTCTCATACAAAGTTTTTAACGAGACAATGATTGATGCAAGCATATGCCGTATCTCATATATTCCCTACAGGGGTTTTTCTAGAGATAAAACAAGGCATGGATTACTCCTTAAATCTTGCTGGTTCATGATAGAGTAATCACAAATCAAATTATTCCTATTTTTTCCCATAGGATTTTTTAAAGAAATTAAAGGACATGTTAATCTCAAGATAGCCTCGGTCAAAAGGGGAAGTATTACAAAACATCTTTATTTATCCTCGTCAATGCAGCAGCCATGGAGTGAGCAACAGACATGGAGTTAAGGCCATGGTTAAGGCCATGAATCCACGTTATTGCTGCTGTTACAAAGAGAATTATGTACTACACTAATACCCAGAATTAGTGTGTTTGTAATCTCCCTATATAAGGGATCTTGACATCAATGAGAAAATTGCTAATTCACTATTTTCACAGCTCTTATTGGGAGCACTCTTGTCTCTACAATTTCATTTCTAACAGTTTCTACTGTGCTTATTGGAGTGTCAAACTCTCAGATAATTTCTCTATTGAGGGATACTTCTCTTTAGTAAATACAAAAAGAAAACTTATATATAGTAAGGTGCTGAATTTCCAAGACATGCAACTTTTGCATTGAAATTTGCAGCTCAAGTCGCTTGTCGATGTAAGCATCTGCTTGGTTTTGTCAGATGAAAACCTCTATGAGAAGGTCTTCAATCAGTTCATCGAAGATGGCACGTTCAATCTTCCTCCCAACAACATAGGCATCCTCGTACAAAACCTCAGCCCATGCAGAATTCCGGATTTCATATGCCACCATGCTATCTATTGTCTGCATTTCCTGCATTTGGGGGTTCCTTAGCGTTTGCACCTGAAATTTGAGTGAAACAGAGCTCTggtcaaaaaataaaaaaaaataacATTCCACTATAGAACATGCATGCCCATTATTTCGTCGAGATCACTGACCCGCTGCCACACATCATCTACCAGCCTCATCCCTCTCGACACACCAGTACTGTCAATGACCCATTGCCGTAGCGAGGAACCGGTTTTCGCACCCTGCACCAAGCTCTGCAGTGCTTCGTTGGCAAGGTCGAACAGCATCCTGTGATCCGTTGCGTTTCCTCCAGCGTCGCTGTACATGGCAATGCCATCATCGCAATACTTGCCGCGGTAGTAGTAGATGTCCTCTACCTCCTCGAAGATGTCGTCGCAGATCGGTCTCGCCATCGAGTCCACCCTTGCATTGCCCTTGTTGTCCAGTGACCCATCGTCGTATAAGCCAGCAGCAACAAGGATCTCTCTGACGTAGGCCTTGTCGAGGTTGCACGCTGTTTCAACAGTAATTTCCGTCCTGTATGACAATTCACTGGCAGGTGCCTCAAATTCTGACAGACATTTTGGGCTCAGTTCTGCAAAAGATTAGGTTCAAAAGCTATAAAGTTTTCAAACAAAATGTAGCATAAATCACCGTATGTGGTTTTGCAGCCTTGAAGCCTGTCGTACCTGGCAAGGTGCAGTTCAAGTCGTTGAAGAAATGGCGGCAACTGTGGCCTACAACCTCCAGTTTGGATACTGGGCTAGGAGGCAACTCGGTGAGATTAGCCTAACAGCAAGCCAAAAGCAACAGAATTTCAATCAGCCCATGTTCTCTGGGTGAAACAGTCACAGTTCCTACCAAGCAAGGGGTATCCTGTTTGTTGATATATTACTTGCCTGCGCAACCTTGAAGAGGTTGAAAGTAGTTTCAGGAGGCGAAGGCGTCGTGCCGATGGCCATCTGAGGGTGGAGCTCCCCAAGACCAAGAGACGTCTTTTTCGACCAATGCGTCTTCCTCCTGAACAGATTCCTTCTAAGGCTGAAGCTGTGCCTCAGGCTTGAGACCGCCCCCCTGATGAAGCCAAAAGGAGTATTGTTCTTGCTTGTCATCGATGCAGCACCTTCTGAAGCTTCATGCGTGGCGCTCCTCACACTGCCATCCCCAAACAGCCTACCTAGGGAGAAGCCCAACTCCGGTGCAGAGAACGATCGGAACAGTGCCCGTGCTGGGGACGCACGGTCATCCTTGTGCTTCATCAGGCACTCGCTCCTGAAACTTTGCTCGCCTAGTAGTCCATTAATGCCTGACGGAGATACATCTGCCAATGACCTGACCCTTTCTCTGCTAATGATCGAGCAGGAACTCATTGATTCTTCATCGTCTTTATTCGGTGATGACACTGTTTCGGTTATTGATATGACACTCTTGAGCCTGTGAGCAAGGATGTTCCTCGCGACTATCCTGACATGCTCCGGAGATGCATTTTTTGTAGTAGCTTCCTTGCGTTTGCGGTCGCTTCTGAAACCGCGGAAGGACTCTGACCGGAAGAGTCTTTTACCATGGTCCTTGGTGACAGTTTCTTTGGTCTGCTTTGCGATGTCGCGAGAGATTTGCGTTGCCTCAGTTCCCCAGCAAGTTACTGCGTTGAGCTCAGTCGTATCGTTCGCTTTGAGCTCTTTCTGAAGCATCTCCTTTACCTCCTGAAGAATCCTGGCCATGTTGCCATCCCTCTTCGCCTTTGGCACACCAAACAACGGTCCCTGACCATCGGAGCGAGGCTTGAGGAGCAGTATCGGCGTCCGTGACCGC
The genomic region above belongs to Panicum hallii strain FIL2 chromosome 4, PHallii_v3.1, whole genome shotgun sequence and contains:
- the LOC112890089 gene encoding uncharacterized protein LOC112890089; translated protein: MEPSDLNTHLPPRKRLLAGLRTAATACDAADPLPSPLASGDLAARLREMALAANASGSSPEEMIEAARAAAEAAADAAAAARAAAAEKAAVAAKARAAARAAMEFLDSFSRTGASRNGLQFKVKSRKKHVQVKMLYRPNGTLGDAPKPRRRKQSDEEIARNLHRAMNSSPRISHTGPPKRPRGTVGDGKDGAAPGDGNGEGGGNACNGSSTHAPIEAGGGLPNGCSEGKSSETTVPLFKHEDRGDDPSKHAAKSSGNAADNGVGAGNLSAGRKVKIRRKELLLNQHNNKETEEPRETEPSVQVQPIGQDESKLNGNGTEKHGSPTYAKAPGDGVAPMKITSVWKFKKLKTSHCSSDSKVLHNVCSSPTAAETSASVKAD
- the LOC112889032 gene encoding uncharacterized protein LOC112889032, with translation MGRRSRKQAERQELQRMVRNTNNKPSREGKIPIQPPNVIARLMGVDAIPTPAPKPAAIIQPHRLKPPATAEIKVVSPRSAPFKQARCSSLLSYHSRNGGDSGSRRCLKKTRVPGGSRSRQRRHPQEDLLQKIKQDFQAWQTSKALDDCLATTVAAFGNTPSKDLESRCIQMIAQENLRKQKMARYGFANSKAMENENSLKNVTAFGNNKVVVAAEEKVTTVLRASPCAAASENSGDFEAGKDGHDHSATDEELLRSRTPILLLKPRSDGQGPLFGVPKAKRDGNMARILQEVKEMLQKELKANDTTELNAVTCWGTEATQISRDIAKQTKETVTKDHGKRLFRSESFRGFRSDRKRKEATTKNASPEHVRIVARNILAHRLKSVISITETVSSPNKDDEESMSSCSIISRERVRSLADVSPSGINGLLGEQSFRSECLMKHKDDRASPARALFRSFSAPELGFSLGRLFGDGSVRSATHEASEGAASMTSKNNTPFGFIRGAVSSLRHSFSLRRNLFRRKTHWSKKTSLGLGELHPQMAIGTTPSPPETTFNLFKVAQANLTELPPSPVSKLEVVGHSCRHFFNDLNCTLPELSPKCLSEFEAPASELSYRTEITVETACNLDKAYVREILVAAGLYDDGSLDNKGNARVDSMARPICDDIFEEVEDIYYYRGKYCDDGIAMYSDAGGNATDHRMLFDLANEALQSLVQGAKTGSSLRQWVIDSTGVSRGMRLVDDVWQRVQTLRNPQMQEMQTIDSMVAYEIRNSAWAEVLYEDAYVVGRKIERAIFDELIEDLLIEVFI